The following are from one region of the Fusarium keratoplasticum isolate Fu6.1 chromosome 4, whole genome shotgun sequence genome:
- a CDS encoding CMGC/CDK/CDC2 protein kinase — MRTRPNIILFALSSIIYRCPGSVFLAVTLKRGSFNAVGCILAELCARKPLFPGDSEIDEIFKIFRTLGTPTEDVLPGVTSHRDFKSSFPKWQRNYDQALCNNLNKAGLELLDMTLIYDPARRISAKQACNHRYFEGFLA; from the exons ATGCGCACTCGACCGAACATTATCTTATTTGCTTTAAGTAGCATCATATATCGTTG TCCAGGTTCCGTCTTCCTCGCTGTAACTCTCAAACGTGGTTCCTTCAACGCTGTCGGCTGTATCCTTGCAGAGCTGTGCGCTCGAAAGCCGCTGTTTCCTGGTGACTCTGAGATTGATGAGATTTTTAAAATCTTCCG CACACTGGGCACTCCTACGGAAGACGTCTTGCCTGGCGTTACCTCGCACCGGGATTTTAAGTCCTCGTTTCCTAAGTGGCAACGTAACTACGACCAGGCTCTCTGCAATAACCTCAACAAAGCAGGCCTCGAACTTCTCGATATGACGCTGATCTACGATCCGGCTAGACGTATTTCGGCTAAACAGGCCTGCAACCACCGTTACTTTGAGGGCTTCCTTGCATAG